A window of the Helianthus annuus cultivar XRQ/B chromosome 4, HanXRQr2.0-SUNRISE, whole genome shotgun sequence genome harbors these coding sequences:
- the LOC110933363 gene encoding uncharacterized protein LOC110933363: MPPGRDTDTNTLPRTEAELQECLSQAIAQHEANRSEHSGGTSGNNPPTGCTYKQFLDCKPLNFDGTGGAVAFVRWVEKTDSMLRMSKCALEQRVTYISRLFLDGALSWCNLQVQTLGETAAYAFSWDELKELMRKKYCSRAEIQKLETKFWNLKMDGPKVAEYLQRFHDLSMVVPYLVELEFKRIERFIWGLAPQILSMVTAAKPPTIAEAINLSVTHTEEALHMGKFSKSEINKKVTHVESSGDNKRKFSNLKKDTQVSHDNSNTNKRREVNPPRDIKAYGAANKAKGKVYLGTKPRYDECEFHHEGRCLRPKCDRCGTQQGCIVGQDIPTEEETIATTKAETTMVEFQVASIMVTWGTLEKIAPRRTKRGREFTIRAHEARHDPNVVTESGNFLLPVDLGSHDVVVNMDWLPKNRAEVAQKCLRKWCIAILAHIVDKETKEPKPEDIPAVKEFPEVFPEDLLGLPPQKRMEFRTDLVPGAAPVAKAPYRLAPSEMQELSTQLQELLDKGFI; encoded by the exons ATGCCGCCCGGACGTGACACAGACACTAACACGTTACCAAGGACAGAAGCCGAGCTTCAGGAATGCTTATCGCAGGCAATTGCACAGCACGAGGCCAACCGCTCAGAACACAGCGGTGGCACTTctggaaataaccctccaactg GCTGTACTTATAAGCAATTTCTGGATTGCAAACCCCTAAACTTTGATGGCACGGGAGGTGCCGTCGCTTTTGTTCGCTGGGTTGAAAAGACCGATTCCATGctaagaatgagcaaatgtgcactTGAACAGAGAGTCACTTATATTTCTAGGTTGTTTTTGGATGGTGCACTCTCCTGGTGTAACCTCCAAGTTCAAACTCTTGGCGAAACTGCTGCATACGCGTTCAGCTGGGATGAGCTTAAGGAATTAATGCGCAAGAAATATTGTTCAAGAGCTGAAATCCAGAAACTGGAAACCAAATTCTGGAATCTGAAGATGGATGGACCAAAGGTTGCCGAGTATCTTCAGCgttttcatgatttatcaatgGTCGTTCCCTATCTTGTCGAGCTAGAATTCAAGAGAATCGAGCGGTTTATTTGGGGACTTGCGCCTCAAATCCTGAGCATGGTTACTGCCGCAAAGCCTCcaaccatcgcagaggctatcAATTTGAGCGTTACACATACTGAAGAAGCTCTTCATATGGGAAAGTTTTCGAAATCTGAGATAAACAAGAAAGTGACTCACGTGGAGTCTTCGggcgacaacaaaagaaagttttcAAACCTGAAGAAAGACACTCAAGTAAGTCATGACAACTCAAATACAAACAAAAGAAGGGAAGTAAACCCGCCTCGTGACATAAAAGCTTATGGAGCCGCCAATAAGGCCAAGGGAAAGGTTTATCTGGGGACTAAACCGAGATATGACGAATGCGAGTTTCACCATGAAGGTCGATGCCTGAGACCTAAGTGTGACAGATGTGGGACACAGCAAGGATGCATAGTTGGGCAAGATATCCCAACCGAGGAAGAAACGATAGCTACAACCAAGGCGGAAACAACAATGGTAGAGTTCCAGGTTGCTTCAATTATGGTGACGTGGGGAACTTTAGAAAAGATTGCCCCAAGAAGAACCAAGCGAGGAAGAGAGTTCACGATCAGAGCTCATGAAGCACGccatgatcccaatgtggttacgg AGAGCGGGAATTTTCTATTACCTGTTGACTTGGGAAGTCATGATGTTGTAGTCAACATGGATTGGCTACCCAAGAATAGAGCCGAAGTT GCGCAGAAGTGCCTCCGAAAGTGGTGCATAGCCATCCTTGCTCATATTGTCGATAAGGAGACCAAGGAGCCGAAGCCAGAAGACATCCCCGCTGTGAAGGAatttccagaagtctttcctgaagacttgcttGGGTTGCCTCCACAGAAACGAATGGAGTTTCGGACAGACCTAGTGCCAGGAGCGGCACCAGTGGcgaaggcaccttatcgattagctccgtctgagatgcaagaactatcGACTCAACTACAAGAGCtgctagacaaaggattcatctga